A stretch of the Nitratifractor salsuginis DSM 16511 genome encodes the following:
- a CDS encoding tyrosine-type recombinase/integrase: MARGVVPLSDTKIRQAKPREKPYKLFDGGGLYLYVSPKGAKSWRMKYRHPVTKKDQTITFGLYPGISLKRAREMREEVRSALIDGLDPKCPAGEEVRFRDLATEWLDLQKIGNKHRRFQRGRLDNHINPRIGDLPIDKITRRDVARVLTEVYAAGKEETAGRLHSIITSVLRYAVARGLIEHNVAADIDRATLIPPPEKKHLRTITNPKEIGHFVQAVKEYPGYWVTSRALLLQLYTATRPGEARGMRWDEIDGDLWHIPAHRMKMKRPHTVPLSVPARQIIEEMRGFCGDSEFVFPSPFSKTRPISNNTVNVAIKRIGYGDKLVAHGLRSMFSTIAHEQSGFPHEVIEAQLAHATGSEVSRAYNRAEYLDERRKLVEWWAGWLEGLA, encoded by the coding sequence ATGGCACGCGGGGTGGTACCTTTGAGCGATACGAAGATCAGGCAGGCGAAACCTAGAGAGAAACCGTATAAGCTTTTCGATGGAGGTGGGCTCTATCTCTATGTGTCACCGAAAGGGGCAAAGAGCTGGAGGATGAAATATCGGCATCCGGTAACCAAAAAAGACCAGACCATCACATTCGGCCTCTACCCCGGCATCTCACTCAAACGGGCCAGGGAGATGCGCGAAGAGGTACGCTCCGCATTGATAGATGGGCTCGATCCCAAATGCCCGGCCGGTGAAGAGGTGAGGTTTCGGGATCTGGCTACCGAGTGGCTGGATCTGCAAAAGATCGGCAACAAACATAGGCGTTTCCAGCGCGGGCGGCTGGACAACCATATCAATCCCCGGATAGGCGATCTGCCGATAGACAAGATCACGAGGCGGGACGTGGCGCGGGTGCTGACGGAGGTCTACGCCGCAGGCAAAGAGGAGACGGCCGGGCGATTGCACTCGATCATCACGTCGGTCCTGAGATACGCGGTGGCCAGAGGGCTGATCGAGCACAATGTCGCAGCGGATATTGACCGCGCGACCTTGATCCCGCCGCCAGAGAAAAAACACTTGCGCACGATCACCAACCCGAAAGAGATCGGGCACTTTGTCCAGGCAGTCAAAGAGTACCCCGGGTATTGGGTCACCAGCCGCGCGCTCCTGCTGCAACTCTACACCGCCACTCGACCGGGAGAAGCGCGGGGGATGCGCTGGGATGAGATCGACGGTGATCTCTGGCATATCCCGGCCCATCGAATGAAAATGAAACGCCCCCACACCGTGCCGCTTTCAGTCCCGGCCCGACAGATCATCGAAGAGATGCGGGGATTCTGCGGGGATTCCGAGTTTGTATTCCCCTCCCCTTTTTCCAAGACGCGGCCAATCAGCAACAACACGGTCAATGTAGCGATCAAGCGCATCGGTTATGGGGACAAGCTCGTCGCACACGGTTTGCGCTCGATGTTCTCGACCATAGCACACGAGCAGAGCGGATTCCCTCACGAAGTAATTGAGGCACAGCTGGCCCACGCTACCGGCTCCGAGGTTAGCCGGGCCTACAACCGGGCTGAATACCTCGATGAGCGCCGCAAACTGGTGGAATGGTGGGCTGGGTGGCTAGAGGGGCTGGCCTAG
- a CDS encoding NAD(P)/FAD-dependent oxidoreductase — protein sequence MARVVVMGGGVSGHTAATFAKKWLGNEHEVVVVTPNANWNWIPSNIWVGVGEMKKEEVVFPLAPVYEKAGIDYRQAKAVSIHPEGSEELEKPFITIEYTGQGKEGKTDQITYDYLINATGPKLNFDATPGLGNGQGQLGPHTVSVCTADHAVHANNELRKIFEKAKQGKKQKIVVGTGHGMCTCQGAAFEYIFNIEFEAQKAGIRDMLDIEWISNESFLGDFGIGGLHIKRGGYAASSKLFTESLFVERGVDWTIGAHVNKVEEGKLHYEQLDGSEGEIEFDFAMLIPPFSGVGLKAYNKAGEDITGEIFAPNGFLKVDADYTAKPYEEWKASDWPRTYQNPTYKNIFAVGIAFAPPHGISKPMKSPKGTPINPTPPRTGMPSGIIGKNVAHTVVDLIKEGPTAKLHEASMAEMGAACVASAGKSLTKGLAAALTVYPVVPDFEKYPGLGRDLDYTFGEVGLAGHWIKHILHHLFIYKAKLKPGWTLIPE from the coding sequence ATGGCTAGAGTAGTAGTTATGGGCGGTGGTGTTTCAGGACATACCGCTGCAACCTTCGCCAAGAAATGGCTGGGCAACGAACACGAGGTAGTCGTCGTCACCCCCAATGCGAATTGGAACTGGATCCCCTCCAACATTTGGGTGGGTGTTGGCGAAATGAAGAAGGAGGAAGTCGTCTTCCCCCTCGCCCCCGTTTACGAAAAAGCGGGGATCGATTACCGCCAGGCCAAAGCAGTCTCCATTCATCCCGAGGGGAGTGAAGAGTTGGAAAAACCCTTCATCACCATCGAGTATACCGGTCAGGGCAAAGAGGGCAAGACCGATCAGATCACTTATGATTATCTGATCAACGCCACCGGCCCCAAACTTAACTTCGACGCGACTCCCGGACTGGGTAATGGCCAGGGCCAGCTCGGGCCCCATACCGTCTCTGTCTGTACCGCCGATCATGCCGTACATGCCAATAACGAACTGCGCAAAATCTTCGAAAAAGCCAAACAGGGCAAGAAACAGAAGATCGTCGTCGGAACCGGTCACGGAATGTGTACGTGCCAGGGAGCCGCGTTTGAATATATCTTCAACATCGAATTTGAAGCCCAAAAAGCCGGCATCCGCGATATGCTCGACATCGAATGGATCTCCAACGAATCGTTCCTCGGTGATTTCGGTATCGGCGGTCTGCACATCAAACGTGGTGGTTATGCCGCGAGTTCCAAGCTCTTTACCGAGTCGCTCTTCGTCGAGCGTGGGGTTGACTGGACCATCGGTGCCCATGTAAACAAAGTCGAAGAAGGCAAGCTCCATTATGAGCAACTCGACGGAAGTGAAGGAGAAATAGAGTTCGACTTCGCAATGCTGATTCCCCCCTTCTCCGGTGTCGGCCTCAAAGCCTACAACAAAGCGGGAGAGGACATCACCGGAGAGATCTTCGCACCCAACGGCTTCCTGAAAGTGGATGCCGACTATACCGCCAAGCCTTACGAAGAGTGGAAAGCGAGCGACTGGCCCCGTACCTATCAGAACCCCACTTACAAGAACATCTTCGCCGTGGGAATCGCCTTCGCTCCCCCGCATGGAATTTCCAAGCCGATGAAGTCACCCAAAGGTACTCCCATCAACCCGACGCCTCCGAGAACCGGTATGCCCTCCGGTATCATCGGGAAGAACGTCGCACATACCGTCGTCGATCTGATCAAAGAAGGCCCCACCGCCAAGCTTCACGAAGCTTCCATGGCGGAAATGGGTGCGGCGTGCGTCGCCTCTGCCGGTAAGAGCCTCACCAAAGGTTTGGCAGCTGCGCTGACCGTCTATCCCGTCGTTCCCGATTTCGAAAAGTATCCCGGACTCGGTCGTGATCTTGACTACACCTTCGGTGAAGTCGGTCTTGCAGGACACTGGATCAAGCATATCCTGCATCACCTGTTCATCTATAAAGCCAAGCTCAAGCCGGGTTGGACCCTGATTCCCGAATAA
- a CDS encoding HAD family hydrolase — protein sequence MPISDNRRPYTILFDLDGTLIDSTEAILESFARSFEILGGEVPDVEVIKAQVGHPLADMYRKLGVPEERIDDYVRTYKENYRQVHTQKTVLLPGAEAAVKKAAEFARLGIVTTKTGLYSQELMEHFGLMEYFDVLIGSEDVTRHKPHPEPILSALKRMGCPPKGCWMIGDTCMDLEAARRAGIEGIGLLCGYGKEEDLRRCGERLAPDALSAVTLIAQTPVEPS from the coding sequence ATGCCAATATCCGACAACCGACGACCATACACCATCCTCTTCGATCTCGACGGTACCCTGATCGATTCGACGGAAGCGATTCTGGAGAGTTTCGCCCGGAGCTTCGAAATTCTGGGGGGTGAAGTGCCTGATGTGGAGGTGATCAAAGCACAGGTGGGGCATCCACTGGCCGATATGTATCGCAAGCTGGGGGTACCCGAAGAGCGGATCGACGACTATGTCCGGACCTACAAAGAGAATTACCGGCAGGTCCACACTCAAAAGACCGTTCTGCTCCCCGGGGCTGAAGCTGCAGTGAAAAAAGCGGCGGAGTTCGCCCGCCTGGGGATCGTGACCACCAAGACCGGCCTCTACTCCCAGGAACTGATGGAGCATTTCGGGCTGATGGAGTATTTCGATGTGTTGATCGGCAGCGAAGATGTCACCCGGCACAAACCCCACCCCGAGCCGATCCTCTCCGCTCTGAAGCGGATGGGGTGTCCCCCAAAGGGATGCTGGATGATCGGCGATACCTGTATGGACCTGGAGGCGGCGCGCCGGGCGGGGATCGAGGGGATCGGGCTGCTCTGCGGCTACGGGAAAGAGGAGGACCTGCGGCGTTGCGGAGAGCGTTTGGCCCCCGATGCGTTGAGCGCTGTGACACTGATCGCCCAAACACCCGTTGAACCCTCATAA
- a CDS encoding peptide deformylase — translation MVKELVVYPDDRILSCVDVRDFRDESLPRLLNDIEETMEAHGLNALTAMQVAHPFNIIVIKKEDGSYWELINPRILKKEGRFEHQESTSYYPDIELTVPRYEKINLIYEDRNGQPHSIKIEDRELAALIQQQMDFLAGGTPLDRVDKNYREKVLTALANKGLMPQPGDVCPTFSRKDYITSFTDKILFLMGLSLLTPLAAKLFSWSETTVAKIYAFDKFAFPFVIVLLVIYFIYAQYEAKKYRQCSSCQIGNQIGIIIKRFVAALAFAVGAWLLVNPHSPLFR, via the coding sequence TTGGTTAAAGAGCTCGTTGTCTATCCTGATGACCGCATCCTCTCCTGCGTTGATGTCCGGGATTTCAGGGATGAAAGCCTTCCCCGTCTCCTCAATGACATCGAAGAGACGATGGAAGCCCACGGGCTCAACGCCCTGACTGCGATGCAGGTAGCTCACCCCTTCAATATCATCGTCATCAAAAAGGAGGACGGCAGCTACTGGGAACTGATCAATCCGCGTATCCTCAAAAAAGAGGGGCGTTTCGAGCACCAGGAGAGTACTTCCTACTATCCCGATATCGAATTGACCGTTCCCCGCTACGAAAAGATCAACCTCATTTATGAAGATCGCAATGGCCAACCGCACAGCATCAAAATCGAAGATCGGGAATTGGCGGCTTTGATCCAGCAGCAGATGGATTTTCTCGCCGGGGGAACCCCACTCGACCGTGTGGACAAGAATTACCGGGAAAAGGTCCTCACCGCCCTGGCCAACAAAGGACTTATGCCTCAGCCTGGCGATGTCTGCCCCACTTTTAGCCGCAAAGATTACATCACAAGTTTCACCGACAAAATCCTCTTCCTGATGGGGCTTTCTCTCCTGACCCCTTTGGCGGCGAAACTCTTCAGCTGGTCCGAAACGACGGTGGCAAAAATCTATGCCTTTGACAAATTCGCCTTCCCTTTCGTCATCGTTCTTCTGGTGATCTATTTCATCTATGCTCAATACGAAGCGAAAAAATACCGTCAGTGCAGCTCCTGCCAAATCGGAAACCAGATCGGCATCATCATCAAACGCTTCGTCGCCGCCCTCGCCTTCGCTGTAGGAGCATGGCTGCTCGTCAATCCCCACAGTCCTCTTTTTCGATAA
- a CDS encoding 4Fe-4S dicluster domain-containing protein has protein sequence MARYGMALDYKNCINCKACEVACKEENGVLLGADKHRIWVGVNEVEGEWPLLDIVSSTFLPSQCQHCDNAPCQEVCPTHATYYDENGVVRVDSNKCILCSYCMNACPYDARYVDDRTMTVDKCTFCSDTRLARGETTTACQNTCPTKVRTFGDLDDPESEISILLKTREHFSLKSHLGTKPKLFYLT, from the coding sequence ATGGCACGATACGGAATGGCTTTGGATTATAAAAACTGCATCAACTGCAAGGCGTGTGAAGTCGCCTGTAAAGAGGAAAACGGTGTCCTCCTCGGGGCGGACAAACACCGTATCTGGGTCGGGGTCAACGAGGTAGAGGGAGAGTGGCCGCTGCTGGATATCGTCTCCAGCACTTTCCTCCCCAGCCAGTGTCAGCACTGTGACAATGCCCCCTGTCAGGAGGTCTGTCCCACCCACGCCACCTACTACGACGAAAACGGCGTGGTCCGGGTCGACAGCAACAAATGCATTCTCTGCAGCTACTGCATGAACGCCTGCCCCTACGACGCCCGCTACGTCGACGACCGTACGATGACTGTCGACAAATGTACGTTCTGTTCCGACACCCGTCTGGCAAGGGGCGAAACGACCACCGCTTGTCAAAACACGTGCCCGACCAAAGTCCGGACCTTCGGTGACCTGGATGACCCCGAGAGTGAGATCAGCATCCTGCTCAAAACCCGGGAGCATTTCAGTCTCAAATCGCATCTGGGTACCAAGCCCAAACTCTTCTATCTAACCTAA
- a CDS encoding helix-turn-helix domain-containing protein gives MSSLIKEVQGALGLTQIELAKKMGVSPATLRRWAEELPPHAKAHLEALLDLCKCQQKLSKLTEAIRIVESHL, from the coding sequence ATGTCAAGCCTCATAAAGGAAGTACAAGGGGCTCTCGGTCTTACCCAGATCGAGCTTGCAAAAAAGATGGGTGTCAGCCCGGCGACTCTACGCCGTTGGGCTGAGGAACTGCCGCCACATGCAAAAGCACACCTTGAGGCACTGCTTGATCTATGCAAATGTCAGCAAAAACTATCGAAGTTGACAGAAGCGATACGTATAGTGGAGTCTCACTTGTAG
- a CDS encoding DUF1353 domain-containing protein gives MARGRRAGRQGSVSPYENLHICPLPGHRYKLLKPFDWLGVSVPAGYRTNGADVPRLLWSIWPPNQSDYLPAVVLHDYLCDLGEYERADRVLYRALRRLGVGAWTVRLWYAAVRGYHRVKYGPRPTCQDQTHPQADS, from the coding sequence GTGGCACGGGGTCGCCGGGCTGGGAGGCAAGGAAGCGTGAGCCCCTACGAAAATCTCCACATCTGCCCGCTCCCTGGCCACCGCTACAAACTGCTGAAACCGTTTGACTGGCTGGGGGTCAGCGTCCCGGCCGGGTACCGCACCAATGGCGCCGATGTTCCCCGGCTGTTATGGAGCATTTGGCCGCCAAATCAAAGCGACTATCTGCCGGCGGTGGTCCTCCACGATTACCTGTGCGACCTGGGCGAATACGAGAGAGCGGATCGTGTGCTGTATCGTGCTCTGAGGAGGTTGGGAGTAGGAGCGTGGACGGTGAGGTTGTGGTATGCGGCGGTGAGAGGGTATCACCGTGTCAAGTATGGGCCGCGCCCCACTTGTCAAGATCAAACGCATCCCCAAGCTGACTCATAA
- a CDS encoding molybdopterin-containing oxidoreductase family protein gives MEVEVSRRRFLGGTVAMTIFGGAAVSTGLLSGGEEKHNSSSPRIPKTVTTKTGTGEAEKVPFLCGMCVNKCAGYARVEDGIITKLDPNPHFPKSRNMLCPRGNAGIQTTYDPDRLKYPLIRVGERGSGKFKRISWEEAYDAILNGTDKFKGLKQILDEEKDNRATIGYCNGEGLSKEGFETLVGQKLGSPNYVDEVSICLETAGAGFFATLGVYPEIDFEHADYLIISGANRAEAIITPDTQDMFKHTKRRGIKKTVCIDPRFTNTAAKADKWLPVNPGTDLAFVLALTWVVFNENLQNEAFMKKYGVGYEEYKQHILSHKYTPEWAEPICGIKAKDIYTIAREFMQAEAPVYYPGRRSVFSPNDYQLRRAMAIFQALSGNIDKKGGYIYGNPIMLPPEYVNAPIYDQAKERFDTEGIAFPTLKSGSWIVFRNMVLEGKNPYPLRVMFMRKHNPMMSVPNSAKTAEFLKKMDLNVMIDILPSDTAMYADVILPEASYLERTSPVKAYGFLEPAVVMRKAAIKPLYETKEPEVIYKELAEKLAKPLFEISKKYDKDLQEQIKLRGEKKVFEEDGWNLADAWELPVYEKNKEIIEKAFGPKAWEILDEKGVYYPHMEEYFKQLNPNEYQYYPKSKKFYSTMGDKKRVVCKFDRLATRGIDPMPTWHDEWKFSVPEGKFRLITGRHAQFTQSGTTNNAMLRDLIPTNYLWINKRTAKKMGIEFGDKVEIKSEVGKGQLLAYPTEKIAPNQVFMLHGFGSQSEGLELAYGNGCNDAAIIKDDFEPVFGAAVMHSTNVEIRKV, from the coding sequence ATGGAAGTTGAAGTTTCCAGGCGAAGATTTCTAGGCGGCACCGTCGCTATGACGATCTTCGGCGGAGCGGCAGTGAGTACCGGGCTGCTCTCGGGAGGAGAGGAGAAACATAACTCCTCCTCTCCCCGTATTCCCAAGACGGTCACCACCAAGACCGGGACCGGGGAAGCCGAAAAGGTACCGTTCCTATGTGGAATGTGTGTCAATAAATGTGCGGGGTATGCCCGGGTAGAGGATGGGATCATCACCAAACTCGACCCCAACCCCCATTTCCCCAAATCACGGAATATGCTCTGTCCCCGCGGAAACGCAGGGATCCAGACCACTTATGACCCCGACCGGCTGAAGTACCCCTTGATCCGTGTCGGCGAACGCGGATCGGGGAAATTCAAGCGGATCAGCTGGGAAGAGGCTTACGATGCCATTCTCAACGGCACCGACAAGTTCAAAGGCCTCAAACAGATCCTCGATGAGGAGAAAGACAACCGGGCCACGATCGGATACTGCAACGGCGAAGGCCTCTCCAAAGAGGGCTTCGAAACCTTGGTCGGGCAGAAGCTGGGAAGCCCCAACTATGTCGACGAGGTAAGTATCTGTCTCGAAACCGCCGGCGCCGGCTTCTTCGCGACTCTGGGCGTCTATCCCGAGATCGACTTCGAGCATGCCGACTACCTGATCATCTCCGGGGCCAACCGGGCCGAAGCGATCATCACCCCCGATACCCAGGATATGTTCAAGCATACCAAGCGCCGCGGCATCAAAAAGACGGTCTGCATCGACCCCCGCTTCACCAATACAGCCGCCAAAGCGGACAAATGGCTCCCAGTCAACCCGGGGACCGACCTCGCCTTCGTTTTGGCGTTGACCTGGGTCGTTTTCAACGAAAATCTCCAGAATGAAGCCTTTATGAAAAAATACGGGGTCGGGTATGAGGAGTACAAACAGCACATCCTCTCCCACAAATATACCCCGGAGTGGGCGGAGCCGATCTGCGGCATCAAAGCGAAGGATATCTACACCATCGCCCGGGAATTCATGCAGGCGGAAGCTCCCGTCTACTATCCCGGTCGCCGCTCCGTCTTCAGCCCCAACGACTATCAACTCCGCCGGGCCATGGCGATCTTCCAGGCCCTCAGCGGCAACATCGACAAAAAGGGCGGCTACATCTACGGCAATCCGATCATGCTCCCGCCCGAATACGTCAACGCACCGATCTACGACCAGGCCAAAGAACGCTTCGATACCGAAGGGATCGCTTTCCCCACACTCAAATCAGGTTCGTGGATTGTCTTTAGAAACATGGTGCTCGAGGGTAAAAACCCCTATCCGCTGCGCGTGATGTTCATGCGCAAACACAATCCGATGATGAGTGTTCCCAACAGCGCCAAGACTGCAGAGTTCCTCAAAAAGATGGACCTCAACGTCATGATCGATATCCTCCCCAGCGATACCGCCATGTACGCCGATGTCATTTTGCCCGAGGCAAGTTACCTGGAGCGTACTTCCCCCGTCAAAGCCTACGGATTCCTCGAGCCGGCCGTGGTCATGCGCAAAGCGGCGATCAAGCCCCTCTACGAAACCAAAGAGCCCGAAGTAATCTACAAAGAATTGGCGGAGAAACTGGCCAAACCCCTTTTCGAGATCAGCAAAAAGTACGACAAGGATCTCCAGGAGCAGATCAAACTCCGTGGCGAAAAGAAAGTCTTCGAAGAGGACGGATGGAATCTCGCCGACGCGTGGGAACTCCCTGTCTATGAGAAGAACAAAGAGATCATCGAAAAAGCCTTCGGCCCCAAAGCGTGGGAGATTTTGGATGAGAAAGGGGTCTACTACCCCCATATGGAGGAGTACTTCAAACAGCTCAATCCCAACGAGTATCAGTACTATCCCAAATCCAAGAAGTTCTACTCGACGATGGGAGACAAAAAACGGGTCGTCTGCAAATTCGACAGATTGGCAACCCGGGGTATCGACCCTATGCCGACCTGGCATGACGAGTGGAAGTTCAGCGTTCCGGAGGGCAAATTCCGTCTCATCACCGGACGCCATGCCCAATTCACCCAGAGCGGAACGACCAACAACGCGATGCTGCGTGACCTGATCCCCACCAACTATCTCTGGATCAACAAGCGCACCGCGAAGAAAATGGGAATCGAATTCGGCGACAAAGTCGAAATCAAGAGCGAAGTGGGCAAAGGCCAACTCCTGGCTTATCCCACCGAAAAAATCGCTCCTAACCAGGTCTTTATGCTCCACGGATTCGGCAGCCAGAGCGAAGGATTGGAGCTGGCCTACGGCAACGGCTGCAACGACGCCGCCATCATCAAAGACGATTTCGAACCGGTCTTTGGCGCTGCCGTTATGCACAGTACCAACGTTGAAATAAGGAAGGTGTAA
- a CDS encoding peptide-binding protein, producing MKRWLGIMLFLTGMLLADSATFHRAISSSPTRLNPLLATDSSSSEIADWIFNGLLKFDADGSIVPDLAQSWHFEDNRTLLFKLRQGVRWHDGHPFTARDVKFTYDFLRSDKVVTPYKSDFKYVKSVETPDEYTVRVHYAQPYFKALSIWMMGMLPEHLWKKEKDPMRSRLNKLPVGTGPYKMTKPFGINERIVLKANEHYYEHPPFIKKQIYHYIGDPATEFMMLKAGKLDIGGLSPLQLTRQAGPGFREKYAIYEQLSYSYTYLGFNLRDPKFRDRRVRRAIALGIDRQEIIDLLFFSHGSPCYGPFMPGSAVYPKDFTPEGYNPRKAKELLKQAGYDTKHPLKFTLVTNTGNETRIYAAQIIQQQLLKIGVQMKIRTMEWQAFLNTVVFPRHFEAVLLGWSLSLIPDAYSIWHSDGDKKGGFNFVGYHNPQVDRLIKESERLVDPEAFAANYRKIFKLIVRDYPYVFLYIPNSITAVSRRIKGVTPSIIGIQHNFIDWKIRD from the coding sequence ATGAAGCGATGGCTGGGAATCATGCTCTTTTTGACGGGAATGCTCCTGGCGGATTCTGCGACCTTCCACCGGGCGATCTCCTCCTCGCCCACCCGACTCAATCCCCTGCTTGCCACCGACAGCTCCAGCAGTGAAATCGCCGATTGGATCTTCAACGGTCTGCTCAAATTCGATGCCGACGGTTCGATCGTTCCGGATTTGGCGCAAAGTTGGCATTTCGAAGACAACCGGACCCTTCTTTTCAAATTGCGTCAAGGGGTGCGCTGGCACGACGGCCATCCCTTTACAGCCAGGGATGTGAAATTCACCTATGATTTCCTCCGCTCCGATAAAGTAGTCACCCCCTACAAGAGCGATTTCAAATATGTGAAATCGGTGGAGACTCCGGATGAGTATACGGTAAGGGTCCATTACGCCCAACCCTATTTCAAGGCCCTTTCGATCTGGATGATGGGGATGCTCCCGGAGCACCTCTGGAAAAAAGAAAAAGACCCCATGCGCAGCCGGCTCAACAAATTGCCCGTTGGAACCGGCCCCTACAAAATGACCAAACCCTTCGGCATCAACGAGCGGATCGTCCTCAAAGCCAACGAGCACTATTACGAGCATCCACCTTTTATCAAGAAGCAGATCTATCATTATATAGGGGATCCGGCCACCGAGTTTATGATGCTCAAAGCCGGCAAACTCGATATCGGCGGATTGAGCCCCCTCCAGCTCACCCGCCAGGCGGGTCCGGGATTTCGCGAAAAGTATGCCATCTACGAGCAGCTGAGCTACAGTTACACCTATCTGGGCTTCAATCTCCGCGACCCGAAATTCCGTGATCGGCGGGTGCGGCGGGCGATCGCCCTGGGGATCGACCGGCAGGAGATTATCGATCTGCTCTTCTTTTCCCACGGTTCTCCCTGTTACGGCCCCTTTATGCCCGGAAGCGCTGTCTATCCCAAAGATTTCACCCCCGAAGGCTATAACCCCCGAAAGGCGAAAGAGCTTTTGAAACAGGCGGGCTATGATACGAAGCACCCCTTGAAATTTACCCTGGTGACCAACACCGGCAACGAAACCCGCATCTACGCGGCCCAGATCATTCAGCAGCAGTTGCTCAAGATCGGCGTGCAGATGAAGATCCGCACGATGGAGTGGCAAGCCTTTCTCAATACCGTGGTCTTCCCCCGTCATTTCGAAGCGGTGCTGCTGGGCTGGAGCCTGAGCCTCATCCCCGACGCCTACAGCATTTGGCACAGTGACGGGGACAAAAAGGGGGGCTTCAATTTCGTGGGCTACCACAACCCCCAAGTGGATCGCCTCATCAAGGAGAGTGAACGCCTGGTAGATCCCGAAGCCTTCGCCGCCAACTACCGTAAAATTTTCAAACTCATCGTTCGGGATTACCCCTATGTCTTCCTCTATATCCCCAACTCCATCACAGCGGTGAGCCGGCGGATCAAGGGAGTCACTCCCTCCATCATCGGTATTCAGCACAACTTTATCGATTGGAAAATCAGGGATTGA
- the nrfD gene encoding NrfD/PsrC family molybdoenzyme membrane anchor subunit: protein MAEAVTTNEGFVAKVKAFLATIPYNKITIRDLLNYPKEPGSTFIVLMTLLFLAFYVIGIGIYLVEGHEAYGVTRQHPWGLLIAVYIFFVVSSTGLCIVGSLGDVFGFKDYEVISKRAIFGSIVTILSGFAVIAFEIGHPIRMMIWNVLTPGLRSAIWWMGTLYGLYLTFMIIEFVFLLKHDMKKAKIFGLIGLLVGLAAHSNLGGVFGFLNARLISQGVFYPTYFILTAFITGIYLAFIMMGFRYRLNFPENIRKMLVNLAKIQGLLIAILMFFETWKMLTAIYGGVPGRSDVAEHILTTWTFWCEVIFGMLIPFIIILKSYGKNVTGMFWGSLIGMVGIFFMRYDLVHDTQLKPLQMMKTREYMLPPEWVHYTPSATEIMISLGGLGLCILLYYIGTKLFNLDAEPEH from the coding sequence ATGGCTGAAGCTGTAACAACGAATGAGGGATTTGTGGCAAAGGTAAAAGCCTTTCTCGCAACCATCCCCTATAACAAAATCACGATCAGGGATCTTCTGAATTATCCCAAAGAGCCCGGAAGCACCTTTATTGTGCTGATGACCCTCCTTTTCCTGGCCTTTTACGTCATCGGTATCGGTATCTATCTTGTCGAAGGGCATGAGGCTTACGGCGTCACACGGCAGCACCCCTGGGGTTTGCTGATCGCCGTCTATATCTTCTTCGTTGTCAGTTCCACGGGGCTCTGTATCGTCGGCTCACTGGGGGACGTTTTCGGTTTCAAAGATTACGAAGTGATCTCCAAACGGGCGATCTTCGGGTCGATCGTGACGATTCTTTCCGGATTTGCCGTCATCGCCTTTGAGATCGGCCACCCGATCCGCATGATGATCTGGAACGTCCTCACTCCCGGCCTGCGCTCGGCGATCTGGTGGATGGGAACCCTCTACGGCCTCTATCTGACCTTTATGATCATCGAGTTTGTCTTCCTGCTCAAGCATGATATGAAGAAAGCCAAGATCTTCGGTCTGATCGGTCTGCTGGTCGGTCTGGCGGCCCACTCCAACCTGGGAGGGGTATTTGGATTCCTCAATGCCCGTCTGATCTCCCAGGGGGTCTTCTATCCGACCTACTTCATCCTGACGGCCTTCATCACCGGAATCTATCTGGCCTTTATTATGATGGGATTCCGCTATCGGCTGAACTTCCCGGAGAACATCAGAAAGATGCTGGTCAACCTGGCCAAAATCCAGGGGCTGCTCATCGCTATCCTGATGTTCTTCGAAACCTGGAAAATGCTGACTGCCATCTACGGCGGCGTTCCGGGACGCTCCGATGTAGCCGAGCATATCCTGACTACCTGGACCTTCTGGTGTGAAGTGATCTTTGGTATGTTGATTCCCTTTATCATCATTCTCAAAAGCTACGGCAAGAATGTCACCGGAATGTTCTGGGGATCCTTGATCGGTATGGTCGGTATCTTCTTCATGCGCTATGACCTGGTACACGATACCCAGCTCAAACCGCTGCAAATGATGAAAACCCGTGAATATATGCTGCCTCCCGAGTGGGTACACTATACCCCCAGCGCCACTGAGATCATGATCTCTCTGGGCGGTCTGGGACTCTGTATCCTGCTTTATTACATTGGGACCAAACTGTTCAATCTTGATGCCGAACCCGAGCATTGA